From the genome of Amyelois transitella isolate CPQ chromosome 29, ilAmyTran1.1, whole genome shotgun sequence:
gttcgaatcccggtcaaggcatgatgagaaaagaactttttctgattgtcctgggtcttggatgtttatctatataagtatttattataaaatatagtatcgttgagttagtatctcgtaacacaagtttcgaacttacttcgaggctaactcagtgtataaaaaaaaacacatatcaAATAGTACAGTTGTTAAAACAGTACATTCATTTGTATTACTGCATCAGCGCCATTTATTACTAAGTAGTAcagtaaaatgtaaaataggtAAAATGGTACATTCAACTGTATAACTGCATTAGCGTCGTCTATTGCTAAATAGTTCAGTCGGTAAAACAGTACATTCATTTGTATAACTGCATTAGCGCCATTTATTGCCAAATAATTAAGTCGGTAAAACAGTACATTCATTTGTATTACTGCATTAGCGTCATCTATTGACAAGTAGTACAGTGGGTAAAATAGTACATTCATTTGTATCATTCTACATCACTTCCGGaggtaaaaattgtaaaaagcgaaatgaatgaatttaagcAAATATTATAAGAGTAGGACGTGAGAATGTTAAGACGAGGGGATGTTCTGGCGTAAGACCAGGTCAAGTGTATCCCTaaccgatgagcttgcatgaagagagttatgaatgtggatggagcggaagaagtatgcagggatcatggcaagtggaaagatgtagtctctgcctacccatccgggaaagaggcgtggttttgtttgtatatgcAAATACGTAATATTGTCATTCTTTGACTAATAAAGGAACACACAATAATAAGTCTGCCCTTgtgcattgttatttttatgtactactaaaaatttgttacatacatacatatggtcacgtctatatcccttgcggggtaggcagagccaatagtcttgaaaatactgaatggccacgttcagctatttggcttaatgatagaattgagattcaaatagtgacaggttgctagcccatcgcctaaaaaagaatcccaagtttgtaagcctatcccttcgtcgccttttacgacatccacgggaaagagatggactggtggactgttcttttttgtattggtgccgggaaccacacggcaataaaaatttgttatgtacaataaagtatttacaatacTAATAAAGTATGTTTCCTTTCCAGATACCGACACTACACCAAAAATCGTTCGCTGCTTATATCTTCATTTTGTACAATCGCAATAGTTTACTTTATTAAACAGTTACAAAGcaatattagtaaagaatCTGCCTTCCATTTTTATATAGcaaattttgttataactgCGGTAACACCTGCCTTGTTTTTAAGATTGGTACCTGTCGTTGCCATGTGGCCTTTTTCAGGGAAAGAAAAAGCAGAATAGGAAATCTTTCGAGCTTTAGTCAATTTttgtcaaataattttaatcaaattgttataacttactacttacttactatcagtcttttcaagactgttggttctgtctacaacgcaagggataaagacgggattatatgtatgttttattcctgtaataaaaaaagttcttaaacttaatataaatcttattaaTATGGTCATTGCTTAACTTTTAGTTTGATTTTGgctaaatttattgaaaatttttgcaACAATTGCTTAGGGgccttaaaatattgtaagtttaaacttttattaaatttgttttagttttttgtatCCTGACGATTGAAAATATCCGGATTgcatattttatagaaataaaaacataatcatATTATGAAGAAATCATTGCATAAGTTTCGACAAAAGCATTTGATTGAACCTTACCATGACATTGAATAcggcttatttattatttgttattgttaatatacataagttagtaaaattattatttataacctttaaattctttttatttctaaactttAGAAATGAGAggaaatttgttaaattttgttttcggGCACCACAAGGACCGATATTGGATCCTttgtaaaatgttaattaaataaagctaGTTTATTTGGCGTCTTATTATACCacgaattatattatattattaataaaagatataacGACGAGTGTGATTAATATTTCTGATGGCAAAGTGTTATCAAATTATTCTGAATGtgtgattaattttaaatgatggATGAAAAaggtttcaatttttttttttttgcttttttctCTCGAATAAGGGAGATATCATTTcgttggattttttttttaatttatattaatacattgttttatttataaccttattttatttattatgtaaataatatttcttcacATATCggcttttattataattataattctgTGATAGCTTTTGTGAATCAATAATTTGTCACCGagttactattatttattttgtgatgcGCACACCAAATAATTAGATAAGTTTTAAGAGAAAATTgggaagaaataaaaacagtgaAATCAATTATAAGTAGTTTCATTTATCAAAGCCCTTGTATTGttcaataaaacttttgtttttcagaTAAGTAAACTTGGATCACATCAAGACGtacttagtaggtacctagtaaaaaagtaaatatacatataccacAGAAATCGTAAGATTTTTAGACACTTTAAGGTTGTGAACGTTgagttgtttaaataaatcttttatttattcattcacttCTGATTGTCTCGTATAAAAccccagtttttttttacaatatctttCATGTACAGACATCCctcagttacaattttattacatgtatGGATTCCATTCTCAAAAGCTTATCAGTATTATCATTAAAACGTTATCATCTACTTGATATCCGCTGATCTCAACAACTTAGAGCTTAtcgaatttaattaagtaactcCCACGCGTGataattttctgtttaatattagtatcgataaaattaatatatctcTGCCAATAGttaaattcattttcaatCATTTCATTGCATTTGTTGGGCAAATCAGCCTTATTTTTACTAGACTATATTACGCACTCGTCTTTGGTATTAACGGTGTAGTCAACGCCTAAAGTCAAGCTCGTCAAATATGTTTGGTGAAAAGTCTACGGTTTGTGcggaaaataacttttcatcATTGGATTTGTTGAACTTTGTAAGGATTAGTTgctttattcttaaaaaataagaatttaatcGAATCAAATCGATCCaatgaaaggtcaggtcaagagtttACATTCTCCAGGCGTAAGTCCCATTTGCGCTCTCTCGCACCTGTCTCGAGAGGGGTCCATTAAAGACCACTATTATGGATTGGGTAAGCCAGCCACCGCAGCACGCgctacgccgtttttatcgcgcgcaaaactatcgctgtcccgtttcatgtcgtaataaaaagcgaagcAGAACCAGTTTTTGTCGACAAAATGACGCGCGTGCGCATGCTACGGGTGCAAGTATCAACAAGAAGTGACTCCTGTGTCCTGTCTAACCTCGCAAACCAGAGGAACTAGTATCTGAACCTGTGCATCATCGCTTTTTAGTCGGATATATTAACCGCTCGATCATCGACACTCATATACCTACAACCATTGACGtacttaaatagatatttGGTTCAACTTGATTTactaaaaatgattttaaacatTCGCATTGCATTGCTACGTAACGTACTAACCTCTATTTTATCTACATGTTTTGAATTATATTACAACTAACCGTAGTCTCCGAGcgactattttttttactaattaatgCCTAACCCAAATCGAAATCCGTGATTTGAACCTGCTGAAAACTTGTCTAAGCatctaaataaaagtattcacTCATAAATGCTTCTGTCTGTTCTGTCACGCCGTCGAAGGTCGCATCACTACTGAGGAGCTCAAGAATATACGAAAGAAGATTTTACAGGTCCAACTACAGTTGGCTGAGTACCAGAAACATTGACAACAGATCACTTGAATGTGATCTGGATGAGTTCAAACCTCTTGTTCGGAAGGTGagacaattttaaatacttaatcatccacccgtcactatttgaatctcaattccatcatgtaagacataaaatatacatatatattttacgatCACGTTTATATACCTTGAAAGCtaacagtctagaaaaaagtaataggccacgttcagctgtttagcttaatgatcgaattgagataTATAGGTATTCAAATAGATAGATATTCGAATAGAggcaggttgcaagcccatcgcctaacatattaattccaagtttattataagcCCATCTTTCCATCCATAATcgttcatttttgttttagttaacATCAGAAAGCTGCGCCTCCGTAGCTGTCAAGCTTCAAGTCTTTGCTGAAGATCTGAATTCTTCTTCTAGCATTTTGACAGCATTCAAGAATATTCTAGAAGAGCAATACAGCATACAGATGATGGTGGGGGGCGTGAAGAGGGAGAAGGACGGGAAAGGAAAGAGACAGAATAAAGTACGACCAATATTGACGCCGCCGGGTCGACAAGCAACCGTTTCTTTTATATTGAACTAATGTTCACAGCGTTACCTTCAAACCCTGTACGCCGTCATGATTCAGTGCGATGTTGAAAAAGTACTGGCTTCTCGCTCGTGCGCAGATTGTGGTTGTGAGGATTTTTGTTGTATGAatgagataaatatatatttgtgtttCTAGGTTGAATCTGAAATCATAATGCGCGCTCCGCACTCTCGCGAGAATAGGACTTTTTGACGTGGTTTTACCGCTTCGCGCGTTTCTCGCGTAAGTGTGGAGCGgactttaataatatacagCAGTAAAAATTCTAATTTATAACTCTACGTTACCCCGGACAGATAATTGCCTATGAGCTTATTTGCGTAGGCGCGTCCGCAAAAGCAAGGTGTAGGTatcgatgtttttttttaatgaagcgTTTACGACGATCTCATACGCtgaaattcttcttcttcctcctttagtcctggttacatcctcatcactctgagAGGAGCTAGGGTTTCGTTCTTGACCTTAGATCtagattgggcgagtcaggtttttacacgaaacgactcctaTCTGATCTCttacagctttataatataagtgtaGATTAGGTAcgagtagtagtagtagtatagataaaaaccAGGTGAAAGAACAGGTGTTTGTTAGATAACTATTTcaccataattttttttcgacaTTTCGAACAATTTACGtacatgaataaaaataaatcgatatcCATACCATGTTTcgtcaaaatatttatcataattatatgttatacattgctttgtttacaatttatatCCATACAATAAGATAAGATATtgacaaaaaaacaatacaatgaTGAACTACCtatctttatataataaacaaaatacaaaaatgtaatttttaggATTTCTGCCTGTAATGTTTTGTACTCGCGTCACTAGCGGAAACTGTTGCTTCAATTATGAATGCGATTCTCTGAGGTTTGTTCGGCTTGGTCCAAATTCGTAAACaaaaatgtcttaaaaggGCAATACAGGGAGGTAGTCAGCGTTTTCCGATTCAtggcggacgaagtcgtgggcaccAACTGCCTAGTTCAACAATAAGTAACCATTGTCGCTCACATAATCTGAACCAGTTATACCTTTCGCCTTCTCACTggccaaaaacaaaatcaaatctGCTATTTCTTCAGGCTCAGAAACCCTGTTATTCAACGCTGTTTTGCCTGCAACATCTTCAACCTTCGTTGTTATACCAGCGTTCTCAAGTATATCACTATAAACGGGTCCGGGACTTACAATATTCACTCTCACCCCGTGAGGCGCTAATTCCAATGCTGAAACTCTAGAGAAATGACTCAAAGCGGCCTTTGTTGTACAGTATCCACCCATATTTATAGTGTTAATGGTTATCCCAGCAATGCTTGATACGTTTACAATGTTACCTTTggttttaattagaaatggTGCGGCTAAAGTTGTCAATTTAACCACTGCACGcaaatttgtattaattaactCGTCGAATGATTCCGTTATTTTTCCATCGAGAATCCTTCCAAATCTTGTAATGCCAGCATTGTTTATAAGCACGTCgagtttgttaaatttttctatAGTATCATTAATGATTCTTTTGACGTCATCGTCTTTACACACATCAGCTTTGATGACTAATGGTTTTTTACCGACTTTGGTACAATCTTCTTCCACTTCCTTCAGTTTCACTTCGTTCCTTGCTACGATCACGACATCAGCGCCTTCTTTCGCGAAAAGAACAGCTGTGGCCGCTCCAATACCAGAGCTAGCGCCAGTTACAAGGACAACTTTATTGTTAAAACTCATTTTCGCAATGACGTATGCAAAGTGAAGGCTAGGACATTGTAGGTCATTATATATTACGGCTAACAGCCAAGTCATCTCTCAATGATAATTGCAATCATATCTGGTACACTCAGCGGCTGAATTGTTATTATGATTTAGCTGATGTTTTATCAGTTCGTACATAACAAGTGGAAAAGATGACTATTACTTACTgtgcattaaatattttattgtcaaaaaattACCAACTCTTGAATTTAAAGGAAATTTAAATGAGAGGAACTcaagtaatatatatttcaacaaCCACCTGGGATATGTTCCGATTCCTGACATCCTCTTCTTCGGAGAAGCAGAGACTGCATCTTTCCAATAGTGTGAccatccctgcatactttcgcttcatccacattcataattatcTCCACGCAAGCTCTTCGGTTAAAAGCATTCTTGACGAATATTAgatgcacaaaaaaaaacatcaaaatctgtaCACAATCGGCAGAGATcgcgaaatataaaaataaacatgatcgaattgagaacctatTTATTTCTCAACGTGGTTGAAAATTgcacaaattataaaagtcgTTCTTAATAGTTAACAATCTCATTGCTCTCTATGTCGCTGAGTGTACTTAGatgatatgttattatttgctACTATCATTTCATTATCACACACGAttcagttttatatatatatgactcACTTAGAACACCAAGTTTAGTCGTGATAAAATTTTCTACACATTCTGTGCGGACCAGTTCGGACCAGTGCAGAAATGAGTTTCAAAAACAAAGTTGTCATTGTTACTGGTGCTAGTTCCGGTATCGGCGCATCCACAGCTGTTCTGTTCGCGAAAGAAGGCGCCGATGTAGTCATTGTAGCTAGAAAcgaaataaaactgaagaaaGTAGAAGAAGACTGCGCTAAAGTCGGAAAAAAACCTTTAATCATCAAAGCTGATGTATCAAATGACGATGACGTTAAAAGAATAATTGATGATACAATTGCTAAGTACAAAAAGATTGATGTACTCGTGAATAATGCCGGCATAGCGAGAATCGGAACCATTCTCGATGGGTCCGTTCCAAAAATTTACGATTTACTTATGAATACAAACGTACGATCAGTTGTTCAGCTGACAACTTTAGCCGCTCCGCATTTGGTCAAAACTAAAGGTAACATAGTAAATGTTTCAAGCGTATCTGGCATAACGATCAATAATGCAGAAATGGGTACATATTGTACTACTAAAGCTGCTTTAAGTCATTTTTCAAGAGCAACAGCGTTGGAATTGGCATCACATGGAGTAAGAGTGAATATTGTGAGTCCTGGGCCTGTTTATACTGATATCATTGAAAATTCTGGCCTAGACAAGTCTTTTGAAGAATTAGGAGCCAATACAGCGTTGAACAACAGAATATCTAGACCAGAAGAGATAGCAGACTTGATTTTGTACTTAGCTAGTGAAAAGGCTGTGGGTATCACTGGTTCCAACTTTGTATCAGATAATGGTATGcttttattaaagtaattgatttattattaatgtttatcaaaattttgtattacaggctataaaaagttaactaagtacttttagttttaaaaataagttaagttTGTTACACATTTCTAAACCATTCAacttagaaaatttatattttcgttttatatcaatataattatctttttataattttttatatttttttttacatttagactaattgattttttaaatgttaaatagaTAACACAAAAGgtatatgtaataaaagtttgtaatttgaaaacaattttcatCGTTTCATTATTCACAGTCCCTTTGCTCAGAATTTAATTATGATATATACGCGttgatacataaaatcacttctTTAACCCttacagagtagacagagcctagaAATAACTGAAAGACAAAGTACAAATGGGTGGcgcttgataaaaaaaaattgataaattatctGTCCATCAGTAATCTAATAACTTTATGTAAATGATTACGACACAATGTGTAATACTTATCAGGTATTATCTGGATAATATTCTATTTCAGTGTGAAAGatatatactcgtagataAGACAAATAGATATCTATTACAAGGATACAAAAAATCTTGACCAGAAACATAGCAGACCTTATCATATAGCGGcttaaaagtgaaataaaatattagactGGCAATAATTACACAAAAAGTAAGTTGAAGCCAACACTCAGtcagtaattttattgtatttttttttaatttgagtgcgtttctcttatataatatatctaagtatataaatatatacgggacaaattacacagattgagttagcctcgaagtcaTTTCTTGTGTTACTAGATTCTTAcgcaacgatactatattttataataaagacatccaagacccaggccacatcattggattcttcttttatgcgatgggcgagcaacctatcactatttgaatctcaattctatcattaagccaaacaactgaacgtggcctatcagtcttttcaaggctgttggccccgcaagggatatagacgtgattatatgtat
Proteins encoded in this window:
- the LOC106135632 gene encoding 3-oxoacyl-[acyl-carrier-protein] reductase FabG-like, whose amino-acid sequence is MSFNNKVVLVTGASSGIGAATAVLFAKEGADVVIVARNEVKLKEVEEDCTKVGKKPLVIKADVCKDDDVKRIINDTIEKFNKLDVLINNAGITRFGRILDGKITESFDELINTNLRAVVKLTTLAAPFLIKTKGNIVNVSSIAGITINTINMGGYCTTKAALSHFSRVSALELAPHGVRVNIVSPGPVYSDILENAGITTKVEDVAGKTALNNRVSEPEEIADLILFLASEKAKGITGSDYVSDNGYLLLN
- the LOC106135633 gene encoding 3-oxoacyl-[acyl-carrier-protein] reductase FabG-like, yielding MSFKNKVVIVTGASSGIGASTAVLFAKEGADVVIVARNEIKLKKVEEDCAKVGKKPLIIKADVSNDDDVKRIIDDTIAKYKKIDVLVNNAGIARIGTILDGSVPKIYDLLMNTNVRSVVQLTTLAAPHLVKTKGNIVNVSSVSGITINNAEMGTYCTTKAALSHFSRATALELASHGVRVNIVSPGPVYTDIIENSGLDKSFEELGANTALNNRISRPEEIADLILYLASEKAVGITGSNFVSDNGMLLLK